CTTAGGCGTTTTGGGTTCTTCCATGGTTTCATTCTTGGGCTGAACAATTCCACCGCTGGCTGCCGAAACCGGCACGCGCTTGTTATCTTTATACGCCACCACGAACGCTCCTTTATAACCCTTCTTCGCCAGTTCATCGCGGTGTTTCATGGCATCCTGCACCGAGGAGAAAGAGCCGCTGGTATACTTATATAACCCATCTTCGGTTTTCACTTCCACCATCGGTCCTGCATTTTTGAAAACATTCATGGAAAGTTTTTTCGAATACGCTCCCAACTGAACGCGGTACACCACTCCTTTCATATCGGGCTTCACTTCAGTAGTTGTTTTCACTTCGCTTAAGCCGGCAAGGTTTTCAGCAGTGGGTTCGGAGAACGAACCGTCTTTATTGCGAATCATCACTTTTGCACCGGGGAATCCTGCGCCCTTCAATTCATCTCTGCGCTTTTCGGCATCGGGCAATCTTCCGAAATTGCCGGCTGTGTAAACCGTGGAAGAATCTTTTTGCATGGAACTTTTCACATCGGGCACGCTCAGGAGTTTTCCCATTTCATCGGGAGGAACGCCTTTGCTATAGGTGCCTAGAACCACCACTAATTCCCTGCGGTAAACAACTGTTGATTCGCGCGGCTTACTCCATCCTCCGCCTGCCGAAGCCACAGGATTTATAATGGTGTCTTTATACATGGCATATTGCCCGGTGGAATCGCTCCATATTCTATAATTGCGCGCAAGGGTGCTGTCATTCATCGCCACTCCGTTTTCATCTACCATGGCGCCTGCAGGAGAGTTTACTTCTTTGTCCACGTAATCGGGATGTCCGTCTCCATCGCTGTCGAGCGGGCAGCCCTTTGCATCCACGGCAACTCCGGGAGGTGTTCCCTGGCAGGAATCGTTCCAGTCAATCACGCCATCGCCATCGGTATCTTCGATTGCAAGCGCGGCAAATTCGGCATCGGTGAGCGGAGAAATATAAGGCGGCTTCGGATTGAACAAATCAAAGGTGAGCGTGAAATAGGTTTCAAGGAAATTATCTTTCTTGCTGTCACCTTTGCCAACTCCTTTGTTATCGGGCGTGATGCCGTCAATATAATCGGTGAAGGTGAAGTGCATGGTGGCGCCTAATTTGAAATTCCAGCGCGGAGTGAGATGCAGGGTTACACCCACGCCCACGGGAACGGCAAACGAGCGCTCGGGATATTTGCCGAAGAGCACACCGTTCATCTTGCGCACATCGGTTTCATATTTATAATCGCGCGCAAGCGGAATTGCATTGATGGCATTCGGGTCTTCTTCAGACATATTCTTTATGCTTCCATCGCTCCAGAAATAATATTTGTTTCCGCTGGCATCGTATAAATCGGTCTTGGTGAGGAACTCAAAATATTCAAAGCCGGTGGTAATGAAAGGGTCTGCGCTGCGTTTCTTCTTAAGAAAATTATCAAAGTTATATTCCAGATGCAATCCGCCCATGCGGATGGAGGATTGAAAATTCGCGAAGCGCGGCCCGCGTTCATTGGCGCTGAGCGTTCCGAACATGGCGCGCGCGCCAACAGTTAACGAGCGCGATACTTGTTCGGAAAAAGTAACATGGTATCCTAAGCGGCTGAGCGATGGAGCGAGCGTGTGCTTGTCGCCCACATCTCCGTAAAAAGTTAAAATGCCGGGACCAAATCCCAGCGTGG
This genomic window from Bacteroidota bacterium contains:
- a CDS encoding SPOR domain-containing protein encodes the protein MKRIYFLLFSFCLLLFVSSFAQDTAKSVPETYHYPYPHPFPEKEKKNIDSSKFFMPKLAQPTLGFGPGILTFYGDVGDKHTLAPSLSRLGYHVTFSEQVSRSLTVGARAMFGTLSANERGPRFANFQSSIRMGGLHLEYNFDNFLKKKRSADPFITTGFEYFEFLTKTDLYDASGNKYYFWSDGSIKNMSEEDPNAINAIPLARDYKYETDVRKMNGVLFGKYPERSFAVPVGVGVTLHLTPRWNFKLGATMHFTFTDYIDGITPDNKGVGKGDSKKDNFLETYFTLTFDLFNPKPPYISPLTDAEFAALAIEDTDGDGVIDWNDSCQGTPPGVAVDAKGCPLDSDGDGHPDYVDKEVNSPAGAMVDENGVAMNDSTLARNYRIWSDSTGQYAMYKDTIINPVASAGGGWSKPRESTVVYRRELVVVLGTYSKGVPPDEMGKLLSVPDVKSSMQKDSSTVYTAGNFGRLPDAEKRRDELKGAGFPGAKVMIRNKDGSFSEPTAENLAGLSEVKTTTEVKPDMKGVVYRVQLGAYSKKLSMNVFKNAGPMVEVKTEDGLYKYTSGSFSSVQDAMKHRDELAKKGYKGAFVVAYKDNKRVPVSAASGGIVQPKNETMEEPKTPKSAVDKKLVVFRVQVGAFMNEPPADMQKKFSKLPGLEKKKKSSGVNQYVAGKFGSYEEAKKFRDEVGEKYGIKDAFLVAFFKDEMISVQEAVELLK